The region CTCGCTGCATGTGTATTCGAACTCTGCCCGGACGTGCTGGCGGTGGAATTCTTGCTCGCCGCCCTCGTTTTTGAGTGCTGCGTAGATCTCGGCGTGGCGGCTTGTCCGAGCCAGTAGGGGGGCTGAGCCGCTCAGCGGTGGTCGAAGACACGCTTGACTTTTCCCACTTCCGTGCGTTCGAGTTCGCTCGGTCCAACTACCTCGATGCTATCTGGTGAAACGTCCAGCACGTCACGGAGCGTGGCGCCGATGTCGTCGGCCAGGTCCTCGAGGGAGCCGTCGTACTCGTGGTGATGCTCGGCCGTGATTTCGAGCCGGTCAAGTTCGTCATCGCGGCGCAGGTCGATGCGGTAGTGGGGCGCGACCGCCTCGAGGTCGACCATCACTTCCTCTATCTGGGAGGGATAGACGTTCACCCCGCGGACGATGAGTAAGTCGTCAGTCCGGCCCGTGACGTTGTCCATCCGGACGATACTCCGACCGCAGTCACACGCCTCGTAGGTCAGTGCGGTCATGTCGCCGGTCCGGTAGCGCAGCACAGGGAGCGCTTGTTTCGTGAGGGTCGTCAGGACGAGTTCGCCCTCCTCTCCCTCGGGTAGTGGCTCGCCCGTTTCTGGGTCGACAACCTCGGGGAGGAAGTGGTCCTCCCAGATATGGAGCCCTGCCTGTGCGTCCGCACACTCCATGGAGACGCCCGGGCCGATAATCTCCGAGAGGCCGTAGATGTCCAGCGCGGTCACGTCGAGGGCGTCTTCGATCTCCTCGCGCATCGCATCGGTGAACGGCTCAGCGCCGATGATGACGGTGGAAAGCGGGAGTTCTGCAGGGTTGACACCCGCGTCCTCCAGCGCCTCCGCGATGTAGAGGCAGTAGGAGGGCGTACAGCAGAGCACGTCGCTTTCGAGGTCCTGAAGCATGGTCATCTGCCGAGCGGTGTCGCCCCCGCCGGTCGGAATGACCGTCGCCCCTACCTCCTCGGCGCCGGCGTGGAGTCCGAGCCCACCGGTGAACAGCCCGTAGCCGTAGGAGTTCTGGACCACGTCGTCGCTATCGACGCCGCCCGCGACCAGCGACCGCGCGACGACCTCGCTCCAGACCGCCAGATCGTCGTCGGTGTAGGAGACGATTTTTGGCTTCCCGGTCGTCCCTGAGGACGCGTGAATCCGAGCAACATCGTCCCAGTCGACAGCGAAGAGCCCATCGGGGTACTCCATGCGAAAATCCTCCTTCGTCGTCGTCGGGAGCTTCGAAACGTCCCCGACACGGTCAATGTCGTCGGGGGCGACGCCCGCGTCGTCCAGGGCCTGGCGGTAGAACGGGACGTTCTCGTAGGCGTGTTCGACAGTCTCGCGGAGTCGCTCTGACTGTGTCTCACGAATGGTCTCACGTGGGGCGGTTTCGATGTCGCTTCGCATGGCTCAACGCGTGTCCCGCGGTGGCAAATAACTGTGTGTGCAGGGCGTTACCGCGGGAGCTTTGCTGGCTCCCCAGAGTGACGAATGTACTCCACAGCGATGCCCGTGACGGGGGCGTCGGAGTCGTGGGCGGCGTCGCGGGCGCGGTCCAGGTAGCGTTCAGTGATGTTGAGCACTTCCTCGTAGGCCTCGGCGTCGCTGCCGGCGAGGAGATACTCAGCAGTGACAGGGGTGAGCTGTCCGTCCG is a window of halophilic archaeon DL31 DNA encoding:
- a CDS encoding Phenylacetate--CoA ligase (KEGG: htu:Htur_2897 phenylacetate--CoA ligase~PFAM: AMP-dependent synthetase/ligase); the protein is MRSDIETAPRETIRETQSERLRETVEHAYENVPFYRQALDDAGVAPDDIDRVGDVSKLPTTTKEDFRMEYPDGLFAVDWDDVARIHASSGTTGKPKIVSYTDDDLAVWSEVVARSLVAGGVDSDDVVQNSYGYGLFTGGLGLHAGAEEVGATVIPTGGGDTARQMTMLQDLESDVLCCTPSYCLYIAEALEDAGVNPAELPLSTVIIGAEPFTDAMREEIEDALDVTALDIYGLSEIIGPGVSMECADAQAGLHIWEDHFLPEVVDPETGEPLPEGEEGELVLTTLTKQALPVLRYRTGDMTALTYEACDCGRSIVRMDNVTGRTDDLLIVRGVNVYPSQIEEVMVDLEAVAPHYRIDLRRDDELDRLEITAEHHHEYDGSLEDLADDIGATLRDVLDVSPDSIEVVGPSELERTEVGKVKRVFDHR